The sequence below is a genomic window from Corallococcus silvisoli.
GAGGACATCACGGAGGTCGCGCGCCGGCTGATGGACTCCCTGGTCACCACCGCCCCGCCGAGAAACCGCGACATGGAAGCGATGAAGGCGAAGCTGCGGTCGGCGAAGCGCTTCGCGGTCCGCTGACGGCCTCTTCCTCCTGGAGTCACCGATGCGGCGAATCGTGATGTTCAACCAGCTGTCGGCGGACGGCGCCTTCGCGGCCCCGGACGGAAGCCTGGATTGGGTCGTGGCGGACGCGGAGCTTGAACGGGAGTCCGTCGAGTCCTTGTCGAGCTTCGACACGATGCTCTTCGGACGCCGGACCTACGAGATGTTCGAGTCGTTCTGGCCAAACGCCGTCGACGCCGCCAGCACCTCGCCGGACCCGCACGTCGAGGGACGCAGGAGCGAAGGGGTCCGCGCCATGGGCGTGTGGATCAACGCGTCAGCGAAACTGGTGTTCTCCACGACGCGCAAGGCCGTCACCTGGAACAACTCCCGCCTCCTGCCCTCCTTCGACCCGAGAGAGGTGGAGGCGCTGAAGCGGCAGCCGGGAAGGGACCTGATGCTCTTCGGCAGCGCTTCGCTCGTGTCACAGCTGTCGGAGCACGGGCTGATTGACGAATACCAATTCGCCATCAGCCCGCGGCTCTTGGGCAGTGGCCGTCCGCTGCTCGGGAGCGTGCCCCTGCGCCTCCCGCTGAAGCTGCTGGAGGCCAAGGCGTACCCGTCTGGCCTTGTCATGCTCCGCTACGCGAAGGCGGACTCCGCCTCCCACGAGTGAACGCTGAAGTCCTGCTCACGCCAGGGGCCTCAGCGCGAGCCCGCCACATCCATCGCCTGATCGAAGGCGAGCCTGCGGGCCGCCTCGCCCCACCGGGATTCAATGGGTTTTGACGGTCTCGCGGGGATCCGCTATACCCCGTCTCGATAATGCATATCAATTTCATTTAACATCCCGCCTCTTCTTGGACTGGCCTTTCCCGTGAGCCCCTCTCCCCAGCGTTTCCCGCTCCTCCTCGCGGCCCTGATTGGCGTCGCGGCCATCGGCCTCGCCGTCTACGTCCTGCGCCCCTCGGAGGCCCCTGCTCCGGCGGGAGCGGCACCTGAGGAGGCGGCGTCCCCCGGCGCTGGAGCGGGCCGCCCCATCACGCACGCGCAGGGCAGCACCGTGGTGGCCGCGAACCTGAAGGAGGTCGTGGTCTTCGACCTCGCCGCGCTGGACACGCTGGATGCGCTGGGGGTGGAGGTGCAGGGGGTGGCCGGCGAGTACTTCCCCGGCCAGCTGGCGAAGTACGCGGACGCGAAGAAGTACCCGCGCTTCGGGACCCTGTTCGAGCCCGACTACGAGGCCATCCACGCGGCCCGGCCGGACCTGGTCATCACCGGCGGCCGCTCCAGCGCCCGGTACGCGAAGCTCTCCGCCATCGCGCCCACCATCGACCAGCTGACGGACGACGCGCACTACCTGGACACGGTGGTGGGCAACACGGAGCGGCTGGCGTCCGTCTTCGGCAAGGAGGAGCGGGCCCGCGCGCTGATTGAATCGCTGCGCCAGGCCATCTCCGACCTGAAGCAGACCACCGCCGCTCGGGGACGGGGGCTCATCGTCCTGACGTCTGGCGGCCGGATGAGCGCTTATGGCCCGGGCTCGCGCTTCGGGGTGCTGCACGAGGACTTCGGCATCCCGCCCGCGGCCCCGTCGCTCAAGGCGTCGCTTCACGGCGAGGCCATTGGCTCGGAGTTCATCCTGGAGACGAACCCGGACTGGCTCTTCGTCATCGACCGGGACGCGGCCATTGGCGAGGGCGGCGGCGCGCAGCGGCTGCTGGACAACGAGCTGGTGCGCCAGACGTCTGCGTGGAAGCAGGGGCAGGTCGTGTACCTGGACCCCGCCAACACCTATCTCATCGGCGGCGGCATCCAGTCCGTGCGGCGCCTGCTGGAGCAGATCTCCGATGTCTACGCGAAGCCCCGACAGCCCACCGCACCTTGAGGCGGAGGGCTTCGCGAGGAGCGAGCCCGCCCCGTCCCCCGCGGTCCGCTCGCGAGCCCCGGGTGCGACAGCGGGAGGCGCCCTGCCGCTGCTCGCCGTTGCGGGGCTCGCGGTGCTGGTGCTCGCGGGCGTGAGCCTGCTGATTGGCGTGAGCCACGTGTCCTGGGACGCGCTCCTGGCGCCGCAAGAGAACCACCGCGCCGTGCAGGTGCTGGTCATCAGCCGCGTCCCGCGCACCCTGGCGCTGGTGCTCGCGGGCATGTCGCTGGCGGTGGCGGGCCTCATCATGCAGATGCTCGCGCGCAACCGCTTCGTGGAGCCCTTCACCGCGGGCACGGCGGAGTCCGCGAGCCTGGGCCTGCTGGCCGTCACGATCTTCGCGCCCGGCCTGCCCATCCTCGCCCGGACGGCGGTCGCCGCCGGCTTCTCCATGGCGGGCACCGCGCTGTTCCTGCTCATCCTGCGGCGGATCCCGCTCCGCTCGGCGCTGGTCGTGCCCATCGTCGGGCTGGTGTTGGGGGCCATCTTCGACGCGACGACGACGTTCTTCGCCTACCGCTTCTCGCTGCTCCAGTCGCTGATGTCCTGGACCACGGGTGACTTCTCCAGCGTGCTGCGCGGCCGGTACGAGCTGCTCTGGGGCGCCTTCGTCCTCACGGTCGTCGCGTACGTCGTCGCGGACCGCTTCACGGTCGCCGGCATGGGCGAGGCCTTCACCACCAACCTGGGCCTGAGCCACCCACGCATCCTCGCGCTGGGGCTGGCCATCGTCGCGATGGTCACCGCCGTGGTGGTGGCGACCGTGGGCATGATTCCCTTCATCGGGCTCATCGTGCCGAACCTCGTCAGCCTCATCGTGGGGGACAACGCGCGCCGCTCCATCCCGTGGGTGGCGGTGATGGGCGCGGGCTTCGTCCTCGTGTGCGACATCGCCGGGCGCGTGGTGCGCCAGCCCTATGAGATTCCCGTGGGCACGGTGGCGGGCGTGGTGGGCAGCCTGTTGTTCCTCCACCTGCTGCTGCGGAGGGACGCCCGTGTGGGCTAGCGCGCTCCGAGCGGAAGGCCACGAGCGGCGGCTGCTCCTCTTGGGAGGACTGGCCACCCTGTGCGTCATCGTGTTCATGACCGTGGACGCGGGAGGCCGGTGGGACTTCGTGCTGCCGTTCCGCGGGCGCAAGGTCGCGACGGTGCTGCTGGTGGGCTACGCCATCGCGGTCTCCACGGTGCTGTTCCAGACCGTGACGGAGAACCGCGTCCTCACGCCCGCCATCATGGGCTTCGACACGCTCTACGTGTTGCTCCAGACGTGCCTGCTCTTCTTCCTGGGCTCACGCACGGTGGCCTCCCTGGACCCCCGCCTGCTGTTCGCGGTGGAGGTCGTGGTGATGGTGTTCTTCTCCGGCGTGCTGCACCGGTGGCTCTTCTGGGGCGGCAGGCGGAGCATCCACCTGTTGCTGCTCACGGGCGTGGTGATGGGCGTGCTCTTCCGCAGCCTGTCCACCTTCCTCCAGCGGGTCATCGCCCCGGCCGAGTTCGCCTTCCTGGAGGACCGCTTCTTCGCCAGCTTCAACAACCCGGACCCCGACCTGCTCCTCGTGTCCGCGGTGATGACGGTGGGCGTGTCGCTGCTGGGCCTGCGCCTGCTGCGCACCTGCGACGTCCTGAGCCTGGGCCGCGATCTGGCCATCAACCTGGGCGTGGACCACCGCCGGGCGGTGTCACTGCTGCTGGTGGTGGTGGCCGTGCTGGTGTCGGTGTCCACGGCGCTCGTGGGGCCGGTGACCTTCTTCGGCCTGCTGGTGGCGAACCTGGCGCACGGGCTGGTGCGCTCGCACCGTCACAGCCACGTGCTGCCCGCCGCCATCTTCCTCGCGGTGGTGGGCCTGCTGGGGGGCCAGCTCGTGCTGGAGCGCATCTTCTCCTTTGGCGCCAACCTGCGCGTCATCATCGAGTTCCTGGGCGGGCTGATGTTCATCGCCCTGCTCATGCGAGGCGCGCTGCGATGATCGAAGCCCGGAATGTCTCCCGCCGTTACGGCGACACCCTGGTGGTGGACGACGTCACGCTGCGCATCCCCGAGAGTGGCGTCACGTCCATCATCGGCCCCAACGGCGCCGGCAAGTCCACGCTGCTGTCGATGATCAGCCGCCTGTTGCCCCTGTCCTCCGGCACCGTGCTCGTGGACGACCTGGACGTGGCCCGGACGCCCGGCGACGCGCTGGCGCGCAAGCTGGCCATCCTGCGCCAGGACAACCCCATCACCGCGCGGCTCACGGTGCGCGACCTGGTGACGTTTGGCCGCTACCCACACTCCAAGGGGCGCCCCACGGTGGAGGACCGCGCCTTCGTGGAGGGGGCGCTCCACCACCTGGGCCTGGAGCCCATCGCCCACCGCTTCCTGGACGAGCTGTCCGGCGGCCAGCGCCAGCGCGCCTTCGTGGCGATGGTGCTGTGCCAGGACACGCACTACGTCCTCCTGGATGAACCGCTCAACAGCCTGGACATGAAGCACGCGGTGTCCATGATGAAGGAGCTGCGGCGCGCGGCGGACACGCTGGGCAAGAGCGTCGTGCTGGTGCTGCACGACCTCAACTACGCCTCCTGCTACTCCGACCACGTCATCGCGATGCGCGACGGCAAGGTCGCCTTCCAGGGGACCCCCGACGAGCTGATGCGCTCGGATGTGCTGCGGCGCATCTACGACCTGGACATCGACATCCACCGGCTCGACGGGAAGCTCATCGCCGTCCACTACCGCTGAAGCCCCCTGGCGGAGAGCGGCCTCCGCACCCGCGCGGGGCGCGGAGCCGCTTCTCACCTGGGGGACGGACGCGCTCAGCTCCGCGAGAACACCAGGGGCTCGGGCTCCCCTTCCCAGAACAGCTCCGCGGTCTTGCCGGTGAGCCGCACCCGCAGGTGGTCATTCCCCTCCACCGCGAACAGCCCCTCCGCCGTCAACGGCACCAGCCGGGCCTCCGGACGCTTCCCGCGCACGAGCCAGAGCGCGCCCTCGCGCAAGGTGGCCACGACCTCCCCGAAGCGGCCCGCCAGCGACTTCATGCGGGCCGGGCTCACGGACACCGGCTGGAGCCGGGCCTCCAGCGCCGTCCGCGCCCAGGTGTACGCGGCGAGCTGCTGGGGCGCGACCCCAGGGGCCGCCATCAACCGCTTCAGGGCCCGGAGCTGGGCCACCTCCAGCGCCTGCGCGGGAGGGACCTCCACGTCCGGGGCGATGCCCACGCCCTCCCAGTTGGTCTGGCTGACGGCGTGGACGGGGTAGCCCTCCGGCACGCTGAGCATGAAGCACGGCGCGACGGGCACGAAGCCGTTGTTGTTCGCGGCGCCCGCGGTCCTGGCGCCGATCAGCTCGCCCAGCTTGAACTGCTGCACGTCATAGGCGAAGTCCTCGCCCGCGGACGCCACGCCACGGTCAATCAAGACATACAGCGGCTTGCCCATCAGCCGCCCGGCGGGGACATGCGCCAGCGTGCGGG
It includes:
- a CDS encoding dihydrofolate reductase family protein; this translates as MRRIVMFNQLSADGAFAAPDGSLDWVVADAELERESVESLSSFDTMLFGRRTYEMFESFWPNAVDAASTSPDPHVEGRRSEGVRAMGVWINASAKLVFSTTRKAVTWNNSRLLPSFDPREVEALKRQPGRDLMLFGSASLVSQLSEHGLIDEYQFAISPRLLGSGRPLLGSVPLRLPLKLLEAKAYPSGLVMLRYAKADSASHE
- a CDS encoding siderophore ABC transporter substrate-binding protein, which translates into the protein MSPSPQRFPLLLAALIGVAAIGLAVYVLRPSEAPAPAGAAPEEAASPGAGAGRPITHAQGSTVVAANLKEVVVFDLAALDTLDALGVEVQGVAGEYFPGQLAKYADAKKYPRFGTLFEPDYEAIHAARPDLVITGGRSSARYAKLSAIAPTIDQLTDDAHYLDTVVGNTERLASVFGKEERARALIESLRQAISDLKQTTAARGRGLIVLTSGGRMSAYGPGSRFGVLHEDFGIPPAAPSLKASLHGEAIGSEFILETNPDWLFVIDRDAAIGEGGGAQRLLDNELVRQTSAWKQGQVVYLDPANTYLIGGGIQSVRRLLEQISDVYAKPRQPTAP
- a CDS encoding ABC transporter permease; translation: MSTRSPDSPPHLEAEGFARSEPAPSPAVRSRAPGATAGGALPLLAVAGLAVLVLAGVSLLIGVSHVSWDALLAPQENHRAVQVLVISRVPRTLALVLAGMSLAVAGLIMQMLARNRFVEPFTAGTAESASLGLLAVTIFAPGLPILARTAVAAGFSMAGTALFLLILRRIPLRSALVVPIVGLVLGAIFDATTTFFAYRFSLLQSLMSWTTGDFSSVLRGRYELLWGAFVLTVVAYVVADRFTVAGMGEAFTTNLGLSHPRILALGLAIVAMVTAVVVATVGMIPFIGLIVPNLVSLIVGDNARRSIPWVAVMGAGFVLVCDIAGRVVRQPYEIPVGTVAGVVGSLLFLHLLLRRDARVG
- a CDS encoding iron chelate uptake ABC transporter family permease subunit, which translates into the protein MWASALRAEGHERRLLLLGGLATLCVIVFMTVDAGGRWDFVLPFRGRKVATVLLVGYAIAVSTVLFQTVTENRVLTPAIMGFDTLYVLLQTCLLFFLGSRTVASLDPRLLFAVEVVVMVFFSGVLHRWLFWGGRRSIHLLLLTGVVMGVLFRSLSTFLQRVIAPAEFAFLEDRFFASFNNPDPDLLLVSAVMTVGVSLLGLRLLRTCDVLSLGRDLAINLGVDHRRAVSLLLVVVAVLVSVSTALVGPVTFFGLLVANLAHGLVRSHRHSHVLPAAIFLAVVGLLGGQLVLERIFSFGANLRVIIEFLGGLMFIALLMRGALR
- a CDS encoding iron ABC transporter ATP-binding protein gives rise to the protein MIEARNVSRRYGDTLVVDDVTLRIPESGVTSIIGPNGAGKSTLLSMISRLLPLSSGTVLVDDLDVARTPGDALARKLAILRQDNPITARLTVRDLVTFGRYPHSKGRPTVEDRAFVEGALHHLGLEPIAHRFLDELSGGQRQRAFVAMVLCQDTHYVLLDEPLNSLDMKHAVSMMKELRRAADTLGKSVVLVLHDLNYASCYSDHVIAMRDGKVAFQGTPDELMRSDVLRRIYDLDIDIHRLDGKLIAVHYR